The window CCCTAAGTGGGACGTATCAATCGGCTTTAACTGCTTCAAAACAAATTCCCGGCACTGATTTTAAAATCATCGATTCGAAATCAGTAACGGTTGGTCTTGCCCTGATTGTGCAAGCTGCTGCCGAGAAGATTGAAGAAGGGATTAAGATCGATGATTTAGTGCCCCTGATCGAGAGATGGGTTAAGAATTGCAAAATTTTCATAAGTCTTGCGACTGTTGAATATTTAATTCGAGGCGGAAGGTTAAGCAAAGGCAAAGCGATGGTTGCAAATGTCTTAAATTTACGCCCAATTCTTTCGATTGGCACGAATGGAAACGTAAAGAAAGTTGCGTCAGCAAAACCAGGAATTCCCTCGCAGGAAAAAGCTCTGGACTTGCTTTTTTCAGAATCTAAAAAAATGATAGCTCCAAAATTTGCAATTGCACATGTAGAAACCCTTTCCACAGCCGAGTGGTATCACCAAAAAATTCTTGCCAGATACCCAGATCAAGAAATCATAATTATGCCTGTATCGCCTGCACTTGGCGCCCATGCCGGACCTGGCGCAGCCGCAGTCGCTGTTATGGATTTAGGTGATTAATAAAATGTACTCTTTAATTCTAATCATTTTCTTAAGCTATTCGGCTGGCTCAATTCCAACGAGTATCATCATAAGTAAGATTTTCTTTGGTTTTGATATTCGGACTAAAGGCAGTGGAAACGCAGGAGGCACCAACGCATTTCGTGTTCTAGGTTGGAAAGTCGGTATAATTGTTATGCTAGTTGACATTGCTAAGGGAATTTTAGCCACCTATACTATTTCACAATTACGAATAGATGATTTACCATGGGACCAGATATATATCCAAATGCTTGCGGGTACTTTTGCAATCGTCGGTCATATCTGGACTGTTTTCGCTGGTTTTCGTGGTGGAAAAGGTGTGGGAGCAGCAACTGGTATGCTAATCGTACTTTATCCTTCTGCGGTTTTAATTTGTCTGGTAGTTTTCTTAATCGTACTAATAACAACCAGATATGTATCGCTTTCCTCACTAAGCGCCGCAGTGACTTTACCATTGGCTTTAATATTTCTAAACGTAACGTATGATTCTACCCTATCCCCACCCCTTTTAATTTTAGCCGTTTGCGTGTCGATATTGATCATTTACACGCATCGGTCTAATATCCAACGATTGATCAATGGCAATGAAAATCGAATTAAGAAAATATTTTAAATTGATGATTTTAATTTGATACACTACGAAACTTTGAGATCAATTTCTTAACAAGAAACAAGAACAAGCCTAAAATAGCTGCAATTACTACCTCGACAAAAATCGCAATAAAATTATGCTTCCGGAATAAACTCGGGATAAATTCATTAAGATCCGAAGACCTGCGTATATCCAAAAAGATTGATACATCAGACAGATAATAACTTTCCGATAAAGGCCAAAAAATGGGTAGGCCATAAGGTAGTCGAGTGTCGGCGCCAAAAAAATCAGAAACAATATGCAACAAATAAAATCCCAAAAACCATAAGGAATAGGATGTACTATCCTTTTTTTTTATGAACCTTGCGAACACGAATAAAATGAGAAAAAGTATCCCTGAAATCGCAAAACTATGACTTATTCCCCGGTGATACCGATTCGGATCTCCCTCTAAAAATCCAAATATAAAATCAAAGTCAGGTAAGTTTGATGCGAATGCAATCAGAAGAATCGTAATAAATGAAAACCGCCACGGGTGTGGTCTAAATTGTGCATAAAATGCTAGCCCTAAAAGGGTATGTCCTATTGGAGAAGGCAATTCAAAATATATGGTTTAACAAAGATTTGTAATTTGACGCAAAACCAATAATTCAATCAAATTACGCGGGAGATTAATTTAATTGGCTTGCGTCTATAGTTGGTTTTATAGGAATTAGATTTGATTCCAATTTCTCTAAACTCGATGACTTGAGTTTCTTTTCGAACCAATAAACAATATCAAGCGGTAAT is drawn from candidate division KSB1 bacterium and contains these coding sequences:
- the plsY gene encoding glycerol-3-phosphate 1-O-acyltransferase PlsY: MYSLILIIFLSYSAGSIPTSIIISKIFFGFDIRTKGSGNAGGTNAFRVLGWKVGIIVMLVDIAKGILATYTISQLRIDDLPWDQIYIQMLAGTFAIVGHIWTVFAGFRGGKGVGAATGMLIVLYPSAVLICLVVFLIVLITTRYVSLSSLSAAVTLPLALIFLNVTYDSTLSPPLLILAVCVSILIIYTHRSNIQRLINGNENRIKKIF
- a CDS encoding metal-dependent hydrolase; this encodes MPSPIGHTLLGLAFYAQFRPHPWRFSFITILLIAFASNLPDFDFIFGFLEGDPNRYHRGISHSFAISGILFLILFVFARFIKKKDSTSYSLWFLGFYLLHIVSDFFGADTRLPYGLPIFWPLSESYYLSDVSIFLDIRRSSDLNEFIPSLFRKHNFIAIFVEVVIAAILGLFLFLVKKLISKFRSVSN